The following coding sequences lie in one Flavobacterium sediminis genomic window:
- the rpsH gene encoding 30S ribosomal protein S8, giving the protein MYTDPIADFLTRVRNAVRANHKVVEIPASNLKKEITKILFDQGYILSYKFENNTVQGSIKIALKYDKETKEPVIRDIQRISKPGLRKYASSTDLPRILNGLGVAIVSTSKGVMTGKQAKQLNVGGEVICYVY; this is encoded by the coding sequence ATGTATACAGATCCAATTGCAGATTTTCTTACAAGAGTTAGAAATGCTGTGAGAGCTAACCACAAAGTGGTTGAGATTCCGGCTTCTAATTTGAAAAAAGAGATCACAAAAATTTTATTTGACCAAGGGTATATCTTGAGTTACAAATTTGAAAATAATACTGTTCAAGGTAGTATTAAAATTGCTCTTAAGTATGACAAAGAAACTAAAGAGCCTGTAATCAGAGATATCCAAAGAATTAGTAAACCAGGTTTACGTAAGTATGCTAGCTCTACTGATTTACCAAGAATCTTAAACGGACTAGGTGTGGCTATTGTTTCTACATCTAAAGGTGTTATGACTGGTAAACAAGCCAAACAGCTTAATGTTGGTGGAGAAGTAATTTGTTACGTATATTAA
- the rpsN gene encoding 30S ribosomal protein S14, with the protein MAKESMKAREAKREALVAKYAEKRKALKEAGDYEALQKLPKNASPVRLHNRCKLTGRPRGYMRQFGISRVTFREMANQGLIPGVKKSSW; encoded by the coding sequence ATGGCTAAAGAATCTATGAAAGCCCGTGAGGCGAAAAGAGAAGCATTAGTAGCTAAATATGCTGAAAAAAGAAAAGCTTTGAAAGAAGCCGGAGATTATGAGGCATTGCAAAAATTACCAAAAAATGCATCTCCTGTGCGTTTACATAATCGTTGTAAATTGACAGGTAGACCAAGAGGCTACATGCGTCAATTCGGAATTTCACGTGTAACATTCCGTGAAATGGCTAACCAAGGATTAATTCCGGGGGTAAAAAAATCCAGTTGGTAA
- the rplE gene encoding 50S ribosomal protein L5, whose amino-acid sequence MSYIPRLKEEYKSRVIAALREEFGYKNIMQVPKLEKIVVSRGVGAAVSDKKLVDYAVEEITKITGQKAVSTISKKDVASFKLRKGMPIGAKVTLRGERMYEFLDRLITSSLPRVRDFNGIKSTGFDGRGNYNLGVLEQIIFPEIDIDKVNKIAGFDITFVTSAKTDKEAKSLLGELGLPFKKN is encoded by the coding sequence ATGTCTTATATACCTAGATTAAAAGAAGAATATAAGAGTAGAGTTATTGCTGCTCTTAGAGAAGAATTCGGTTACAAAAACATTATGCAAGTTCCTAAACTTGAAAAGATTGTTGTAAGCCGTGGAGTTGGTGCAGCTGTATCTGATAAAAAATTAGTAGATTACGCTGTTGAAGAAATTACTAAAATTACTGGTCAAAAGGCTGTGTCTACTATTTCTAAGAAAGACGTTGCTTCTTTCAAATTGAGAAAAGGTATGCCGATCGGTGCTAAAGTAACATTACGTGGAGAAAGAATGTATGAGTTCTTAGACAGATTGATTACTTCGTCTTTACCGCGTGTTAGAGATTTCAACGGGATCAAATCAACTGGTTTTGACGGTAGAGGTAACTATAACTTAGGGGTTCTAGAGCAAATTATCTTCCCTGAGATTGATATCGATAAAGTAAACAAAATTGCTGGTTTTGATATTACTTTTGTAACTTCTGCAAAAACAGATAAAGAAGCAAAATCATTATTAGGAGAACTAGGATTACCTTTTAAAAAGAATTAA
- the rplX gene encoding 50S ribosomal protein L24 — protein sequence MAKLKIKSGDVVKVIAGDHKGSEGTVLRVLREANKAVVEGINMVSKHTKPSAKNPQGGIVKKEAPIHISNLSLIDPKSKSVTKVGFKVEGDKKVRFSKKSNQVL from the coding sequence ATGGCAAAGCTAAAAATTAAATCAGGAGACGTAGTAAAAGTAATCGCCGGAGATCATAAAGGGTCTGAAGGAACAGTTTTGCGCGTACTTCGTGAAGCAAATAAAGCGGTAGTTGAAGGGATTAACATGGTTTCAAAACATACAAAACCAAGTGCTAAAAACCCTCAAGGTGGTATCGTTAAGAAGGAAGCTCCTATTCATATTTCAAACCTGTCTTTAATTGACCCGAAATCAAAGTCAGTTACTAAAGTAGGTTTCAAAGTTGAAGGAGACAAGAAAGTGAGATTTTCAAAAAAATCTAATCAAGTATTATAG
- the rplN gene encoding 50S ribosomal protein L14, with protein sequence MVQQESRLKVADNTGAKEVLTIRVLGGTKRRYASVGDKIVVSIKDATPNGNVKKGAVSTAVVVRTKKEVRRADGSYIRFDDNACVLLNAAGEMRGTRVFGPVARELREKQFMKIVSLAPEVL encoded by the coding sequence ATGGTACAACAAGAATCAAGATTAAAAGTAGCAGATAACACGGGAGCTAAGGAAGTTTTAACTATCCGTGTTTTAGGAGGAACGAAACGTCGTTATGCCTCTGTAGGTGATAAAATTGTAGTTTCTATTAAAGATGCTACTCCTAACGGAAACGTGAAAAAAGGAGCTGTATCTACTGCAGTTGTTGTACGTACTAAAAAAGAAGTGAGAAGAGCTGATGGATCTTACATCCGTTTTGACGATAACGCATGTGTATTGTTAAACGCTGCAGGTGAAATGAGAGGTACTCGTGTTTTTGGTCCGGTAGCTAGAGAACTTCGTGAAAAACAATTCATGAAAATTGTATCATTGGCACCAGAGGTGCTTTAA
- the rpsQ gene encoding 30S ribosomal protein S17 translates to MEKRNLRKERVGVVTSNKMEKSIVVSETRKVKHPLYGKFVLKTKKYVAHDETNDCNIGDTVRIMETRPLSKSKCWRLVEIIERAK, encoded by the coding sequence ATGGAAAAAAGAAATTTAAGAAAAGAGAGAGTAGGTGTTGTTACTAGCAACAAAATGGAGAAATCTATTGTTGTTTCTGAAACAAGAAAAGTAAAACACCCTTTATATGGTAAGTTCGTGTTGAAAACTAAAAAATACGTTGCACACGACGAAACAAACGATTGTAACATTGGAGATACTGTAAGAATTATGGAGACTCGTCCATTAAGTAAATCTAAATGTTGGAGACTAGTTGAAATCATTGAAAGAGCTAAGTAA
- the rpmC gene encoding 50S ribosomal protein L29: MKQSEIKDLSAAELQEKLSQLKKTYTDLKTAHTISPIDNPLQLRNVRRAVARIETELTKRELQ; the protein is encoded by the coding sequence ATGAAACAATCAGAAATAAAAGATCTATCTGCAGCTGAGTTACAAGAGAAACTTAGTCAGTTAAAGAAAACTTATACCGACCTAAAAACAGCTCATACAATTTCTCCGATTGATAATCCATTACAATTAAGAAATGTAAGAAGAGCGGTTGCGAGAATTGAAACTGAGTTAACTAAAAGAGAGTTACAATAA
- the rplP gene encoding 50S ribosomal protein L16 has protein sequence MLQPKRTKYRKVQKGKMKGVSQRGHVLSNGMFGIKSLDSAFITSRQIEAARIAATRFMKREGQLWIKIFPDKPITKKPLEVRMGKGKGAVEYWAAVVKPGRIMFEVGGVPLSVAKEALRLAAQKLPVKTKFVVARDFEA, from the coding sequence ATGTTACAGCCTAAAAGAACAAAATACCGTAAGGTACAGAAAGGTAAAATGAAAGGTGTTTCTCAAAGAGGACATGTACTTTCAAATGGTATGTTTGGGATAAAATCTTTAGATTCAGCTTTCATTACTTCTCGTCAAATTGAGGCGGCTCGTATCGCAGCAACACGTTTCATGAAAAGAGAAGGACAGTTGTGGATTAAAATTTTCCCGGATAAGCCAATCACAAAGAAACCTCTTGAAGTACGTATGGGTAAAGGTAAAGGTGCAGTTGAATATTGGGCTGCAGTTGTGAAACCGGGAAGAATCATGTTTGAAGTAGGAGGTGTGCCGCTTTCTGTAGCAAAAGAAGCATTACGTCTTGCTGCACAAAAACTTCCTGTAAAAACTAAGTTTGTTGTTGCTAGAGATTTCGAAGCATAA
- the rpsC gene encoding 30S ribosomal protein S3, translating to MGQKTNPIGNRLGIIRGWDSNWYGGNDYGDKIAEDYKIRKYIHARLSKASVSKIIIERTLKLVTVTITTARPGIIIGKGGQEVDKLKEELKKITDKEVQINIFEIKRPELDAYLVANSIARQIESRISYRRAIKMAIAAAMRMNAEGIKVMISGRLNGAEMARSEHFKEGRIPLSTFRADIDYALAEAHTTYGRMGIKVWIMKGEVYGKRDLSPLVGMDKKQSKSSGGKGKPNTRKRK from the coding sequence ATGGGACAAAAGACAAATCCAATCGGAAATAGACTTGGTATCATCAGAGGATGGGACTCAAACTGGTACGGTGGAAATGATTACGGTGATAAAATCGCTGAAGATTACAAAATCCGTAAATACATCCATGCTCGTTTATCTAAAGCTAGTGTTTCTAAGATAATTATCGAGAGAACTTTAAAGCTTGTAACCGTTACTATCACTACGGCTCGTCCAGGTATCATTATTGGTAAAGGAGGTCAAGAGGTAGACAAGTTAAAAGAAGAACTTAAGAAAATTACTGACAAAGAAGTTCAAATTAACATCTTTGAAATCAAAAGACCCGAGTTAGATGCTTATTTAGTGGCTAACAGTATTGCTCGTCAAATTGAAAGCAGAATTTCTTACAGAAGAGCTATTAAAATGGCTATTGCGGCTGCAATGAGAATGAATGCTGAAGGGATCAAAGTTATGATTTCCGGTCGTTTGAATGGTGCTGAAATGGCACGTTCAGAGCATTTCAAAGAAGGAAGAATTCCATTGTCAACTTTCAGAGCTGATATTGACTATGCTTTAGCTGAAGCTCATACTACTTACGGTAGAATGGGAATTAAAGTATGGATCATGAAAGGTGAGGTTTACGGAAAAAGAGATCTTTCTCCGTTAGTAGGTATGGATAAAAAACAATCCAAATCTTCTGGAGGAAAAGGTAAACCAAACACACGCAAAAGAAAGTAA
- the rplV gene encoding 50S ribosomal protein L22, with protein MGVRKKERAEQIKEAKAQVAFAKLNNCPTSPRKMRLVADLVRGKKVELALNILRFSQKEASRKLEKLLLSAIANWQAKNAEASLEEAGLFVKEIRVDGGMMLKRLRPAPQGRAHRIRKRSNHVTIVLGENNNTQSN; from the coding sequence ATGGGAGTTCGTAAAAAAGAAAGAGCAGAGCAGATTAAAGAAGCTAAAGCGCAAGTTGCTTTTGCTAAATTAAATAACTGCCCTACTTCGCCAAGAAAAATGCGTTTAGTAGCTGATTTGGTAAGAGGTAAGAAAGTAGAATTGGCTCTTAATATATTGAGATTTAGTCAAAAAGAAGCTTCTAGAAAATTAGAAAAACTATTGTTATCAGCTATTGCTAACTGGCAGGCTAAAAATGCTGAAGCAAGTTTAGAAGAAGCAGGCTTATTTGTTAAAGAGATCCGCGTAGATGGTGGTATGATGTTGAAAAGACTTCGTCCGGCTCCGCAAGGTCGCGCGCACAGAATCAGAAAACGTTCTAACCACGTAACAATCGTGTTAGGAGAAAATAATAACACACAAAGTAATTAA
- the rpsS gene encoding 30S ribosomal protein S19 yields MARSLKKGPYVHYKLEKKVLENVEKGNKAVIKTWSRASMITPDFVGQTIAVHNGRQFVPVYVTENMVGHKLGEFSPTRSFRGHAGAKNKGKK; encoded by the coding sequence ATGGCACGTTCATTAAAAAAAGGACCTTACGTACACTATAAATTAGAGAAGAAAGTTTTAGAAAACGTTGAGAAAGGTAATAAAGCAGTGATCAAAACTTGGTCAAGAGCTTCTATGATTACGCCTGACTTCGTTGGACAGACTATCGCAGTGCATAACGGTCGTCAATTTGTTCCGGTTTATGTAACTGAGAACATGGTAGGTCATAAATTAGGAGAATTTTCGCCAACAAGATCATTCCGTGGTCACGCTGGTGCAAAAAATAAAGGTAAAAAATAA
- the rplB gene encoding 50S ribosomal protein L2, protein MSVRKLKPITPGQRFRVVNSFDTITTDKPEKSLLAPKKNSGGRNSQGKMTMRYTGGGHKQKYRLVDFKRTKAGIPATVKTIEYDPNRSAFISLIAYADGAKTYIIAQNGLQVGQTVVSGEDAAPEIGNAMPLSKIPLGTVISCIELRPGQGAVIARSAGTFAQLMARDGKYATIKMPSGETRLILLTCMATIGAVSNSDHQLVVSGKAGRSRWLGRRPRTRPVAMNPVDHPMGGGEGRSSGGHPRSRKGLPAKGYRTRSKVNPSNKYIVERRKK, encoded by the coding sequence ATGTCAGTTAGAAAATTAAAACCTATTACCCCGGGTCAGCGTTTTAGAGTTGTAAATAGCTTTGACACTATTACAACTGATAAGCCGGAAAAGTCATTGTTGGCTCCGAAAAAAAACTCTGGAGGTAGAAATAGTCAAGGAAAAATGACCATGCGTTATACGGGTGGTGGTCATAAACAAAAGTATCGTTTGGTAGATTTTAAAAGAACAAAAGCCGGAATTCCTGCTACTGTTAAAACTATCGAATACGATCCGAACCGTTCAGCTTTTATTTCTTTAATCGCTTATGCAGATGGTGCTAAAACATATATCATTGCACAAAACGGTTTACAAGTTGGACAAACTGTAGTGTCTGGTGAAGATGCGGCTCCGGAAATCGGAAATGCAATGCCTTTAAGTAAAATTCCTCTAGGTACAGTTATTTCATGTATCGAGTTAAGACCAGGTCAAGGTGCTGTTATTGCACGTTCTGCAGGGACTTTTGCTCAATTGATGGCGAGAGATGGTAAATATGCAACAATTAAAATGCCTTCTGGTGAAACAAGATTGATCTTGTTGACTTGTATGGCTACAATTGGAGCTGTTTCTAACTCAGATCATCAATTAGTAGTATCAGGTAAAGCTGGTAGATCTAGATGGTTAGGTAGAAGACCTAGAACTAGACCGGTAGCGATGAACCCAGTTGATCACCCAATGGGTGGTGGTGAAGGACGTTCTTCAGGAGGTCACCCACGTTCAAGAAAAGGTTTACCTGCTAAAGGTTATAGAACTCGTTCTAAGGTTAACCCGAGTAATAAGTATATTGTAGAACGTAGAAAGAAATAA
- the rplW gene encoding 50S ribosomal protein L23 produces MSIIIKPIITEKITKEGEVFNRFGFVVDKAANKIQIKNAVEAAYGVNVVAVNTMNYRADRSVKYTKNGLISGKTNAYKKAVVQVQEGETIDFYNNI; encoded by the coding sequence ATGAGTATCATTATTAAACCAATTATAACTGAAAAAATAACCAAAGAAGGTGAAGTTTTTAACCGTTTTGGTTTTGTGGTTGATAAGGCTGCTAACAAAATTCAGATCAAAAATGCAGTTGAAGCTGCCTATGGTGTGAATGTGGTTGCTGTTAATACTATGAACTATAGAGCTGATAGAAGTGTTAAATATACCAAAAATGGTTTGATCAGTGGAAAAACAAATGCTTATAAAAAAGCGGTTGTTCAAGTTCAGGAAGGTGAAACAATAGATTTTTATAATAATATCTAA
- the rplD gene encoding 50S ribosomal protein L4: protein MEVKVLDINGKDTGRKVQLSDSVFAIEPNNHAVYLDVKQYLANQRQGTHKSKERGEIAGSTRKIKKQKGTGTARAGSVKSPVFVGGGRIFGPKPRNYSFKLNKNLKKLARKSALSLKAQESNLVVVEDFVFEAPNTKNFINVLKALGLDNKKSLFVLGDANKNVYLSSRNLQSTSVVTTSELNTYAVLNAKSLVLTEGSVSGIEANLSK, encoded by the coding sequence ATGGAAGTAAAAGTATTAGATATCAACGGAAAAGATACAGGACGTAAAGTGCAGCTTTCTGATTCTGTATTCGCAATTGAGCCTAATAATCATGCTGTTTACCTTGATGTTAAGCAATATTTAGCAAATCAAAGACAAGGTACTCATAAGTCTAAAGAGAGAGGTGAGATTGCTGGAAGTACTCGTAAAATTAAAAAACAAAAGGGTACAGGTACTGCGCGTGCAGGTAGTGTTAAATCTCCTGTATTTGTAGGTGGTGGTAGAATCTTTGGACCAAAACCAAGAAACTATTCATTCAAATTGAATAAAAACTTGAAAAAATTAGCTCGTAAATCAGCTTTGTCTTTAAAAGCTCAGGAGTCTAATTTGGTAGTAGTAGAAGATTTTGTATTTGAAGCGCCAAACACTAAAAATTTCATTAACGTATTGAAAGCTTTAGGGTTAGATAATAAAAAATCATTATTCGTGTTGGGTGATGCAAATAAAAATGTATATTTGTCGTCACGTAATTTACAATCAACTTCTGTTGTAACCACTTCAGAATTAAACACTTATGCTGTTTTAAATGCTAAGAGTTTAGTTCTTACTGAAGGTTCGGTTAGCGGAATTGAAGCTAATTTAAGTAAATAA
- the rplC gene encoding 50S ribosomal protein L3: MSGLIGRKIGMTSIFDENGKNIPCTVIEAGPCVVTQVRTNEVDGYEALQLGFDDKTEKHAVKAEVGHFKKAGTAAKKKVVEFKYFEEKHNLGDVLTVDLFNEGEFVDVQGVSKGKGFQGVVKRHGFGGVGQSTHGQHNRLRAPGSVGASSYPSRVFKGMRMAGRTGGENVTVQNLRVLKVVAEKNLLVIKGCVPGHKNSYVIIQK, translated from the coding sequence ATGTCTGGGTTAATCGGAAGAAAAATTGGCATGACTAGCATTTTTGATGAAAATGGGAAAAATATCCCATGTACAGTAATCGAAGCTGGTCCATGCGTAGTTACCCAAGTCAGAACCAACGAGGTTGACGGGTATGAAGCTCTTCAACTTGGTTTCGATGACAAGACTGAGAAACATGCTGTAAAAGCTGAGGTAGGTCACTTCAAAAAAGCAGGTACTGCTGCTAAGAAGAAAGTTGTTGAATTCAAGTATTTTGAAGAAAAACACAATCTAGGAGATGTGTTGACTGTTGATTTATTCAACGAAGGAGAATTTGTAGATGTACAAGGTGTGTCTAAAGGTAAAGGTTTCCAAGGTGTTGTTAAACGTCATGGGTTCGGTGGTGTTGGTCAGTCAACTCACGGTCAGCATAACCGTTTAAGAGCGCCGGGTTCTGTGGGTGCATCGTCTTACCCTTCAAGAGTGTTCAAAGGAATGCGTATGGCGGGTAGAACAGGAGGAGAAAATGTAACAGTTCAAAACCTTAGAGTTTTAAAAGTTGTAGCTGAGAAAAATCTTTTAGTAATAAAAGGTTGTGTTCCTGGTCACAAAAACTCTTACGTAATCATTCAGAAGTAA
- the rpsJ gene encoding 30S ribosomal protein S10, producing the protein MSQKIRIKLKSYDHSLVDKSAEKIVKTVKSTGAVVTGPIPLPTNKKIFTVLRSPHVNKKSREQFELSSYKRLLDIYSSSSKTIDALMKLELPSGVEVEIKV; encoded by the coding sequence ATGAGTCAAAAAATCAGAATAAAATTAAAATCATACGATCATAGTTTAGTAGACAAGTCTGCTGAAAAAATCGTAAAAACTGTAAAAAGTACAGGTGCGGTAGTAACGGGTCCTATTCCGTTGCCTACTAATAAAAAGATTTTTACTGTATTGCGTTCACCGCACGTAAACAAAAAATCAAGAGAGCAGTTCGAGTTAAGTTCTTATAAGAGATTATTGGATATCTATTCATCATCATCTAAGACTATCGATGCTTTAATGAAATTGGAATTACCAAGTGGTGTTGAAGTAGAAATCAAAGTTTGA